A single region of the Latilactobacillus curvatus JCM 1096 = DSM 20019 genome encodes:
- a CDS encoding MDR family MFS transporter, whose protein sequence is MSDARPLDIHGKPYNRTVLVLVLLIGTFCTVLNQTILSTAFPTLMKAFDVSTSAVQWLTTGFLLVNGIMIPISAWLINRFNSKVLYMSAMTVFLIGTIICYIAPTSSFATLLIGRLVQAAGVGISMPILQTIMLTIFPPEKRGTAMGMAGIVIGLAPALGPTLSGWIIDSYNWRVLFGMIIPIVILVLVLASFQMKSVIQLSKPKIDVPSIILSTVGFGSLLYGFSEVGDKGWGDALVLTTLAIGVVVIALFIWRQLTMENPFLELRVFKSPVFTIAAILSGVTNMAMVGAEMVLPLYIQNIRGESAFHSGLTLLAGSLMMGIMMPITGRIFDKYGAKRLAMTGMFLLMAATAPFIFLTATTPIIYIVVLYAVRMFGISMVMMPVTTSGMNALPMNLISHGTAVNNTFRQVASSIGTAILISVLSSVTKGNMPSTHMVKTLPLAFRDKMIDATLSGYHAAFIVAVIFCVIGFIITFFLSSKKSTINGGAKA, encoded by the coding sequence TTGTCAGACGCTAGACCATTAGATATTCATGGGAAACCATATAATCGGACAGTCTTAGTCTTGGTCTTATTGATTGGTACTTTCTGTACCGTCTTGAACCAGACGATTTTATCAACTGCTTTCCCCACATTAATGAAAGCATTCGATGTGTCCACCTCAGCCGTTCAATGGCTCACAACCGGTTTCTTACTAGTCAACGGGATTATGATCCCCATTAGTGCTTGGTTAATTAACCGATTCAATTCAAAAGTCCTCTACATGTCAGCAATGACTGTCTTCTTAATCGGGACTATTATCTGTTACATCGCACCAACGAGCTCATTTGCAACTCTATTAATCGGCCGGCTTGTTCAAGCTGCTGGTGTTGGGATTTCAATGCCCATTTTGCAAACCATTATGCTCACCATCTTCCCACCTGAAAAACGGGGAACAGCCATGGGGATGGCCGGGATTGTTATCGGCCTGGCACCTGCTTTAGGGCCTACCCTTTCAGGCTGGATTATCGATTCATACAACTGGCGTGTTTTATTCGGCATGATTATTCCAATCGTGATTCTCGTCTTAGTCCTCGCTAGTTTCCAAATGAAGAGTGTTATTCAACTTTCAAAACCTAAAATTGATGTCCCTTCAATTATTTTATCAACTGTCGGCTTCGGGAGCTTGCTTTATGGCTTCTCAGAAGTTGGCGATAAAGGCTGGGGCGATGCGCTCGTTCTCACAACCTTAGCAATTGGCGTTGTGGTAATTGCTTTATTCATCTGGCGCCAACTCACGATGGAAAACCCATTCTTGGAACTCCGCGTTTTCAAATCACCTGTCTTCACAATTGCCGCTATTTTAAGTGGTGTGACGAACATGGCGATGGTCGGTGCCGAAATGGTCTTGCCACTATACATTCAAAACATTCGTGGCGAATCTGCCTTCCATTCAGGCTTAACGTTATTAGCTGGTTCCCTCATGATGGGGATTATGATGCCAATTACGGGCCGTATTTTTGATAAGTATGGTGCCAAACGCTTAGCAATGACCGGGATGTTCTTATTGATGGCTGCAACTGCGCCATTCATCTTCCTAACAGCTACTACCCCAATCATCTACATCGTTGTGTTATACGCTGTCCGGATGTTTGGGATTTCAATGGTGATGATGCCTGTCACAACTTCCGGAATGAACGCTTTACCAATGAACTTAATTAGTCATGGGACAGCTGTTAATAATACTTTCCGCCAAGTTGCCAGCTCAATCGGAACAGCCATTTTAATCAGTGTGCTTTCTAGTGTTACAAAAGGCAATATGCCAAGCACACACATGGTCAAGACATTACCATTGGCCTTCCGCGATAAGATGATTGATGCCACCCTTTCTGGTTATCACGCAGCCTTCATCGTTGCTGTGATTTTCTGTGTGATTGGCTTCATCATCACATTCTTCCTCTCTTCAAAGAAATCTACGATTAATGGGGGTGCCAAGGCATGA
- a CDS encoding MerR family transcriptional regulator: MIFGISEVCKMAGVTPRQLRYWEQKGYIKARELDGNKAREYDAQTMIKAIFIKHFLDEGYTLGVAVQKIQKHMDNMKVVRSIIREHFEGIEEIDGEMAVNLGYFDETKQQILYAIVKDGHSTFKLMPADK, from the coding sequence TTGATTTTTGGGATTAGTGAAGTTTGTAAAATGGCGGGGGTTACACCGCGTCAACTCCGCTACTGGGAGCAAAAAGGATACATTAAAGCGCGTGAATTGGATGGCAATAAGGCCCGCGAGTACGACGCGCAAACAATGATTAAGGCGATCTTTATCAAGCATTTCTTAGATGAAGGCTACACGCTAGGGGTTGCTGTACAGAAAATTCAAAAACACATGGATAACATGAAGGTTGTTCGTTCGATAATTCGGGAACATTTTGAGGGGATTGAAGAGATTGATGGCGAAATGGCTGTTAATCTCGGTTACTTCGATGAAACAAAGCAACAAATCTTATACGCAATTGTCAAAGATGGGCATTCAACGTTTAAGCTGATGCCTGCTGATAAATGA
- the pepV gene encoding dipeptidase PepV, with product MTLNWQQEAAKYKDQMLADLTSLLKINSARDVDHKEDDAPLGPGPRDALLQFLAIADRDGFTTKNVENVAGRIELGSGDEIFGILGHMDVVPAGDGWETNPFEPVIKDGKIYARGSSDDKGPSIAAYYALKLLKDNGIELNKKVHFIVGTDEESEWVGINRYLEVEPKPDFAISPDANFPIINGEKGIVSYLMTFKPVDGADGDMTLVSFKSGLRANMVPQTAKAILTGAMPADFQAKFDAYVADHKLQGTITTDGDQTIIDLIGKGSHAQEPKAGVNAATHLATFLADFALDTKGGNYIGTIARLMHEDSRGHLLNINHTDDVMGDLTACPAVFNYTQDGVATVLLNVRYPKGVTAESTRDGLANTLSDLADVTIDGHAQEPHYVPGDDPLVATLLSVFEEQTGLKGHEQVIGGGTYGRILERGVAFGALPEERENVMHQANEYMHIEDIMNAIAIYADAIYRLTR from the coding sequence ATGACATTGAATTGGCAACAAGAAGCAGCAAAGTATAAGGATCAAATGCTTGCTGACTTAACAAGTTTACTCAAGATTAATAGTGCGCGCGACGTTGACCATAAAGAAGACGACGCACCACTTGGCCCTGGCCCCCGCGATGCCTTGCTACAATTCTTAGCAATCGCTGACCGCGACGGTTTTACAACAAAGAATGTTGAAAACGTTGCAGGTCGCATTGAACTCGGTAGTGGCGACGAAATATTCGGGATTTTAGGTCATATGGACGTTGTGCCTGCCGGTGACGGTTGGGAAACAAACCCATTTGAACCAGTGATCAAAGACGGTAAGATTTATGCCCGCGGTTCATCAGATGATAAGGGGCCTTCAATCGCAGCATATTATGCTTTGAAATTATTAAAAGACAACGGTATCGAATTAAACAAAAAAGTGCACTTTATCGTTGGGACTGACGAAGAAAGTGAATGGGTTGGGATCAACCGTTACCTCGAAGTTGAACCAAAACCTGACTTTGCAATTTCGCCAGATGCAAACTTCCCAATCATCAATGGTGAAAAAGGGATTGTGTCATACCTCATGACTTTCAAACCAGTTGACGGTGCTGATGGCGATATGACATTGGTTAGCTTCAAATCTGGTTTACGCGCCAACATGGTGCCACAAACAGCTAAAGCCATCTTAACGGGTGCAATGCCAGCTGATTTCCAAGCTAAGTTTGACGCCTATGTTGCCGACCACAAGTTACAAGGGACAATCACAACTGACGGTGACCAAACAATCATCGACTTAATCGGTAAAGGTTCACATGCTCAAGAACCAAAAGCCGGCGTAAATGCTGCAACACACTTGGCAACTTTCTTAGCTGACTTTGCCTTAGATACTAAAGGTGGCAACTACATCGGAACAATTGCCCGCTTAATGCACGAAGATTCACGTGGGCACCTCTTAAACATCAACCACACAGATGATGTGATGGGCGACTTAACAGCATGTCCTGCAGTCTTCAACTACACACAAGATGGTGTAGCAACAGTGCTCTTGAACGTCCGTTATCCTAAAGGTGTGACTGCTGAAAGCACACGCGACGGTTTAGCAAACACACTTAGTGATCTTGCTGACGTAACAATTGACGGTCATGCACAAGAACCACATTACGTGCCTGGTGACGATCCATTGGTTGCAACATTATTAAGCGTCTTCGAAGAACAAACTGGTCTTAAAGGTCACGAACAAGTTATCGGTGGTGGCACATATGGTCGTATCTTAGAACGTGGTGTTGCTTTCGGTGCCTTACCAGAAGAACGCGAAAATGTGATGCATCAAGCAAATGAATATATGCACATTGAAGATATCATGAATGCCATTGCAATCTATGCAGATGCAATTTACAGATTAACAAGGTAG